One region of Chryseobacterium sp. SORGH_AS_0447 genomic DNA includes:
- a CDS encoding adenylyltransferase/cytidyltransferase family protein, translating into MKTERIGITFSSFDLLHAGHIKMLEEAKTVCDYLIVGLQIDPSHDRPTKNKPTQTIVERYIQLKAVDAVDEIIPYYTEEDLLDILKSFVIDVRIIGDDYLDRDFTGKKYCEEKGIEIFYNKRDHRFSSSDLRKRIYEAELAKLSKLEAAEADK; encoded by the coding sequence ATGAAAACAGAAAGAATAGGTATTACATTCTCGTCTTTCGATCTGCTTCATGCAGGGCACATTAAGATGCTGGAAGAAGCCAAAACGGTTTGCGATTATCTAATCGTAGGATTACAGATCGATCCGTCACACGATCGTCCGACCAAGAATAAACCGACACAGACGATTGTTGAAAGATATATCCAGCTGAAAGCGGTGGACGCAGTGGACGAAATTATTCCTTATTATACGGAAGAAGATCTTTTGGACATCCTGAAGTCATTTGTAATCGACGTTAGAATTATCGGAGACGATTATCTGGACAGGGATTTTACAGGGAAAAAATACTGTGAGGAAAAAGGAATCGAAATCTTTTACAACAAAAGAGATCACCGGTTTTCTTCCAGCGACCTGAGAAAGAGAATCTACGAAGCGGAATTGGCAAAACTTTCCAAACTGGAAGCGGCAGAAGCCGACAAATAA
- the galE gene encoding UDP-glucose 4-epimerase GalE, which yields MAILVTGGLGYIGSHTVVELLNNNYEVVIVDDLSHSEKFILKNIEEITGRKPVFYPFDLKRRELLTQVFDAHKIDGCINFAASKAVGESQLKPVDYYENNLFTLINILQEFKERGISNFIFSSSCTVYGQADQMPIDENAPLKMPESVYGKTKQMGEEILIDFAKAYHRKISLLRYFNPIGAHPSAKIGELPIGIPNNLVPYVMQTAAGVREKLSIWGNDYPTLDGTAVRDYIYVVDLAKAHVAALKKLMEDESNVATIDIFNLGTGRGASVLEVVKAFEIANDVQVPYQICDRREGDITIAYANVDKAQKELQWKSETSLEEALKTVWNWQKYLETRNT from the coding sequence ATGGCAATACTAGTAACAGGGGGGCTCGGATACATTGGTTCTCACACGGTAGTGGAACTTTTAAATAACAATTACGAAGTGGTAATTGTGGATGACCTGTCCCATTCGGAAAAATTTATTTTAAAGAATATTGAAGAAATTACGGGCAGAAAACCAGTTTTTTATCCTTTCGACCTGAAAAGGAGAGAGCTTCTTACCCAGGTTTTTGATGCTCATAAGATCGACGGCTGTATCAATTTTGCGGCTTCCAAAGCGGTGGGAGAAAGCCAGCTGAAACCGGTGGATTACTATGAAAATAACCTGTTCACATTGATCAATATCCTTCAGGAATTTAAAGAAAGGGGAATTTCCAACTTTATTTTCAGTTCATCCTGCACGGTATATGGCCAGGCGGATCAGATGCCGATCGACGAAAACGCTCCGCTAAAAATGCCCGAGAGTGTATATGGTAAAACAAAACAGATGGGAGAGGAGATCCTGATCGATTTTGCCAAAGCTTATCACCGGAAGATTTCATTATTGAGGTATTTCAATCCTATAGGTGCACATCCCTCAGCAAAAATCGGTGAATTACCGATCGGGATTCCGAATAATTTAGTACCTTACGTAATGCAAACGGCCGCAGGGGTGCGGGAAAAACTCAGCATTTGGGGGAATGATTACCCTACGCTAGACGGAACGGCTGTACGCGACTATATTTATGTAGTAGACCTGGCAAAAGCACACGTAGCGGCTTTAAAAAAGCTGATGGAAGATGAATCCAATGTGGCCACGATTGATATCTTTAATCTTGGGACAGGAAGAGGAGCATCGGTCTTAGAAGTGGTGAAAGCTTTTGAGATAGCAAATGATGTCCAGGTGCCTTACCAGATCTGCGACAGAAGAGAAGGAGATATTACCATTGCTTATGCCAATGTCGACAAAGCACAAAAAGAACTGCAGTGGAAATCTGAAACCTCTTTGGAAGAAGCGTTGAAAACGGTATGGAATTGGCAGAAATATTTAGAAACAAGAAACACGTAA